GTAGCTGCCGACGCCGCCGCTGGCCTTCACGGGGAGGTACTCGCTCATCAGGGAAACGTCCTCGAGGGTCGCGCCCCCGTCGGCGAACCCGGTCGAGGTCTTCACCATCGCCGCGTCGGCGGCGAGCGCGGCCTCGCACGCACGGTGTTTCTCGTCGTCGGAGAGCAGTGCGGTCTCGATGATCACCTTCACCGGGATCGGCACCGCGGCGACGAGCTCCTCGAGTTCGGCAGCGACGGCCTCGTCCTCTCCCGCCCGAAGCCGGCCGACGTTGATCACGACGTCGAGTTCGTCCGCGCCGGCTTTCCAGGCGAGGACGCCCTCGCGGCGCTTGACGTCGTGGTCGTTCTGGCCGTGGGGGAAGCCGACCACGGTCGCGATCGTCACCTCGGGGGCGGACGTGACGGCCTCCTCGAGGTAACACGGCGGGATGCAGGCGTTCATGCCGTACTCGGCGGCGGCGTCCAGTACCTCGTGTACGTCCTCGAGCGTGGTCTCCGGGCCGAGGACGGTGTGATCGATCATCGGGGCGAGCTCCTGTCGGTGCATGTCGCTGTCGTCTCACCGGACGGGTAAAAACCCGTCCGGTTGCTTTTAGGCCCTGGTGACGAACCCTCGGGTATGACCGACGACCAGCCCGCGATCACACCCGACGTTCGGGCGACGGCGACGGACATCGCCGAGATGGAGGTTCGCGGTGCGGCGACGATCGCGAGCGCGGCCGCCGGGGCGCTCGCGACCCAGGCGACCGAGAGCGAGGCCGAGACGCCCGCGGCGTTCCGGGCGGAGCTTCGCGCGGCCGCCGCGGAGCTGTACGAAACCCGGCCGACGGCGGTGAGCTTGCCAAACGCGCTCCGGTACGTTCTGCGCGGAATGGACGGGGAGACCGTCGCCGCCCTGCGGTCGTCGACGATCGCGCAGGCCGAGCGGTTCCAGCGGGATCTGGAGCAGGCCCAGGAAACCCTCGGCGAGGTCGGCGCGAATCGCCTCCGCGACGGCGACGTGGTGATGACTCACTGTCACTCGACGGACGCCCTCTCTTGCGTCGAGGCCGCCCTCGCAGACGGCAAACACATCGAGGCGATCGTCAAGGAGACCCGGCCGCGAAAGCAGGGCCACATCACGGCCGAACAGCTCCGCGAGATGGGCGTCCCGGTCACCCTCGTCGTCGACAACGCCGCCCGGCGCTACCTGGACGAGGCGAACCACGTCCTCGTCGGCGCAGACAGCATCGCGGCCGACGGCAGCGTCATCAACAAGATCGGCACCAGCGGGCTCGCCGTCAACGCCCGCGAGCGCGGCGTGCCGGTGATGGTCGCCGCCCAGACGATCAAGCTCCACCCCGACACGATGACCGGCCACACCGTCGAGATCGAGATGCGCGACGAGCGGGAGGTACTCTCCGAGAGCGAGCGCGCCGAGATCGCCGCCGGCGACCCCGACGACGCGCTCGTCGTCGAGAACCCCGCATTCGACGTCACGCCGCCCCGACACGTCGACGCGATCGTCACCGAGCGGGGACAGTACCCCCCGGAGAGCATCGTGATGCTCATGCGCGAACTGTTCGGGGAGACGACGGCCGAGCCCTGGGAGCGCTGAGCGCGACGGCGGCGGTGCACGCCGGACCGGCGGGCGACCGGGCGGGCGACGCACCGATGCGGCCGTCCGCGCCGGCGGCGAACCGGGGCGAAAGCAACCGGAAACGGTTAGTCACTGCTCTGAGCCATTTCGGCCTATGGTGTTACCTGATGGGTTCCTCCTCCCGCCGTGGTACGTGCTCGTACCGCTGGTGCTCGTACTGATCGGGGTCGTGGCGCTGCTGTGGGTGCTCGAGCCGCCGGTGACCGACCGAACCGTCATCGCCTTCGCCCCCTGGATGATGCTCGGCTCGGCGTTACACGTCCTCTACCGCCTCGAGGCCTATCCCTCGCACCTCGCGGAGCTGTTCGGCTCCCCGACGGTGTACCTGACGACGGCGGTCGTCGCGGGGATCGTCTGGATCCTCGCCTGTTTTCTCTACGCCGCGGGGCTCCAGCGCTCGATCGAGCGCGTCGTGGGGATCGTCGGCACCGGCTTTTTCTCCGTGTTCGCGATGTTTACGCTGTTTATCGGCTGGGAGCTGGGTTCGTTCACGCCGTTCTGGCCGGTGATCTCGGTCGTCGTCGCCGGGATCCTCACCGCGCTGGTCTGGATCGCACTCGGTCTCTGGGCGACCGAGGTCGCCGCCGTCACCGGCCTCACAGGCGCGCTCGTCGTCTTCGGACAGGCGCTCGACGGCGTCTCGACGGGGATCGGCTACGACCTCCTCGGCGCCGCCGAGGAGGTGCCGGCCTCCCGGATGATCCTCGAGGCCGCCGAGGCGCTCCCGACCTACGAGTACGTCGGCGCCGGCTGGCTGTTCGCCCTCCTCAAGGTCGCCCTCGCCGTGTTCGTCGTCTGGCTGTTCACCGACTTCGTGCGCGAGGAGCCCCGACGGGCCCGCGTAGTGCTCGCGCTGGTCGCCGCCGTCGGCCTCGGCCCCGGCACCCACAACGTCCTCCTGTTCACCGTAACGTAGACGTCAGGGTTTTGCTTCCGGGGGTCGTCGACTCGACGTATCGCCGATGGTTACCGTGCTCACCGCGGGACACGTCAACTGGGACGTGACCCTCCGCGTCGACAGGTTGCCCGAGCCCGATGGGGAAGCGTCGATCCGCTCACAGCGCCAGTCCGGCGGCGGGAGCGCCGCCAACGTCGCCGTCGCCCTCGCCGGTCTCTCCCGTGACACCGGCCTGATCGGGAGCGTCGGCGACGACGACAACGGCCTGCTTGCCAGGCGCGAACTCGAGGCCGCGGGCGTCTCCCTCGAGGGGCTCCGGGTGGTCGAGAACGCCGACACCGCGGTCAAGTACCTGCTCGTCGACGACGACGGCGAGGTGTCGGTACTCGGCAACGACGGCGTCAACGAGGCGGTCGAGCCCCACCACGTCGACGGCGACCGGATCCGGTCGGCCGACCACGTCCACCTGACAAGCCAGCGCCCCGACACCGCGGCCGAAATCGCCCGCACCGCCAGCGACGCGGGCGTCACCGTCAGCTTCGACCCGGGTCGCCGGCTGGGCGAGCGCGACTACGGCGAGGCGCTCGCGTGCGCCGACGTGATCTTCGCGAACAGCCTCGAGGTCGAGGCGATGCTCGAGGAGGAGTACGCCGACTCCGACTTCAGCAACCGGATCGTCGTGATCAAACACGGCGGCGACGGTGCGGAGATCCACACGCCCGACGGCTCGTACAGCCACCCCGGCTTCGACGTCGAGGCCGTCGACACGACGGGCGCCGGCGACGCCTTTGCGGCCGGCTTCATCGCCACGACGCTGCGGACCGACGACCTCGAGCGCGCCCTCGAGTACGCCAACGCCTGCGGCGCGCTCGCAGCGGCCCGGAAGGGGGCACGGAGCGCGCCGTCGACCGCGCGCGTCCGGGAGTTCCTCGAGACCCAGTGCTGATCGGCAGTCGGTCGTGATCGATCGGGACAGATACGCCGTCTACCGGCCGTCTCGTTCTCATCGGGTGTCGTCTGACGGTAGATATATGGGCGACGCCGTTGGTACTCAGAATAGAAAGTCACGGAAACGTGACGGAGAGCCATGAACAAGCAAGCTACCGGCGGATTCGACATCGAAGACGGGGGGTTCCGTAAGCGCGTCCGATACGAACGAGACGAGAACGAACCACCGAGCGTCGCCGTCGCCACCGCGGTCGCTCAGTTCCGTGGTAACGACGTGACGGCCGCGACCACGCGGCTGTACGACTACATCGATCCCGAGGCGCTCGACGCCCTGTTCGCCGACAGGTACGACGGACAGGGCCGGCCCGGCGGTCGGATCCGGTTCGAGGTCGACGGGCTCACCGTCGTCGTCCGAAACGAGAGCGTTCAGGTGTACCCGAACGCCTGATCGGTCCACGGCGGCGAACGGACCTTTTTTCCCACCGCCCGCAAAAGCCGCGCACATGGCAACCCAGCCCCACCTGCTGGTCGACGACGGTGACGTCCACGACATCGCACTCATCCCCGGCGACCCCGGCCGAGTCGATCGGATCGCCGGCCACTGCGACGACGCCGAAACGATCGCTCAGAACCGCGAGTACAAGGTCGTTAACGCCACCTACGGCGATCGGGAGCTGACGGTCTGTTCGACTGGGATCGGCTGTCCCTCCGCGGCCATCGCCGTCGAGGAGCTCTCGAACGTCGGCGTCGAGACGTTCGTCCGCGTCGGCACCACCGGTGCGCTCCAGGCGGACGTCGAGATCGGCGACATGGTCGTCGCGACCGGTGCCGCGAAGAACGAGGGGACCTCGAAGCGCTACGAGGCCGTCGAGTACCCCGCCGTCCCCGACTACGAGGTGCTCTCGGCGCTCGTGGACGCTGCGGAGAGACACGCGGCCCAACGGGCCGCGGAAAGCGCGAACGGCGAAGCCGTGAGCGGCGACGAGGAGGTCCACGTCGGTCCCATCGCGAGCGACGACGCCTACTACGCCGAGAGCGACGACGCCGTCGCCGACTGGGAGGCCGCGGGCTTGCTCTCGGTGGAGATGGAGGCCGCAGCGGTGTTCTCACTGACCCGCCGCAAGGGCCTTCGCGCCGGCGCGATCTGTACCGTCGACGGCAACCTCGTGAAGGGGACCCAGAAGGGGACTGACACCGAGGACGACGAACTCCCCGAGAAGGCGAAGAACAACGTCGGCCGGGCGATCGACATCACGCTCGAGGCCGCGACCCGGCTCTAGCACACGCAGCGATAACGACGCGAAAGAGGCAGCTCGCTCCCGCCGGTCGCGGTCAGCTGCAGGCGATCCTCGCCGACGATCTGATACTCGTAGCGGGCGCCCTCGTGCTCGGCTTCGATCCACGGCGGGTCGTCGTCGGGCTCGTGGCGCGTTACGTCGACCGACATGGCCGGACCGGCCACGGGGACGGCAGAAAGCGGTCGGCTTGCAGTCGCCACGCGTAGCCTCAGCCTCACCCCCGCCGTAGTGACCGTATGGCCGACGAGCACACGCTGTTCGAACTCGAGGCGACGCACGACCGAGCGGAACTGGCGGCCCTTCTCGCGGAGCTGTCGACGGCGCTCGAGACCGGCCGTCCCGCCCGTCTCGCCGTCGACGACCGGACTGCGTCGATCTCGTTTCCCGACCGGATCGAGGTCGACCTCGAGGCCGAAACGACCGCGGGCTCGCCGGGGGAGACCGAACTCGAACTCGAACTCGAGTGGGCGGAGCCGGCGGCCGACTCGAGCGTCCGGGTCGACGAGGGGCCCGGCGTCGACGAGTCGGCGGAGACGGCTGACGCGACGCCGGATGCGGCCGCTGCAGCGATGCCGGCCGAGTCGACGACCGCGGGGCGGGAAGCGCGAGCGAGCGGCGAGCGAACGGCGCGGTTCGAGGTGTACCGCGACCGGGCCGAGGAGTGGCGCTGGCGACTCGTTCACTGGAACGGTAACATCGTCGCCGACAGCGGTGAGGGGTACGTCTCGCGGTACAACGCGACGCGGGCCGCCAGGAGCGTTAGCAAGAGCGCAGCCACGGCGCGGATCGAACAGGTCGAGGAGTGATCGACCCCTCGAGGGGGCACCCGCTCACCCTCGAAAATCGCCGACGTCGGCCGACCAGTCGTACTCGTCGTACTCGAGTGAGGGCGTGACTCCCTCGGGAACGGCCCCGTAGCGCTCGAGGAAGTCGACGATACCGCGTTTGCCGCCGAAGTCGCCCCGATACCAGAGGAACAATCGGGGAACCGTCGCGACCTCGGTCAACGGATCGTAGGAGACGTTCTCCTCTAGGTACCACTCGATCGCGACGTCGAGTTCTGCCTCGACGTCCTGGGGGCTGTAGACTGCGATCGGCGGACAGCTCTCGGACCCACAGCTCAGCGCGAAGTGGATCCGGGGGTCGGCGCGCTCGAGGCGGAACGCCCGCTCGAACGAGGAGGGGAACGGTCGCGGCAGGTATCCCATCCCCCAGGGGTGTTTCGAACTCCGAAGCATGCCGTGTTCGATGTCGTCGAGGCTCAGCCAGACACCGGCGATGGGGATCCGATCCCTGGCGAAGAACTTCCACCTGTCCAGAACCCCGCCCTCGAGGGGCGTCGCCTCGAGGAGCAGTTGGGCGTAGGCGTTGTAGCAGTTGAGCCAGAACGACAGCCGCTGGGCGTGCCCCGACAGCGCCCGCGTTAGTTGGGGGCGATCGAACGCTGCAAGGTACTCTCGCAACTCGGTTGTAGCACCCTCCGTTTTGACCGTATAGAGGAGATCAGCGGAAACCGAGAGGGGGTCGAGTTGCGTCGACATTCAGTGGGCTACTTGGCGAACCAGTGACTTGAACCCGTGGGACGGCTGAACCGACTGTCGTCGCCGGAAACAGATCGGTCCGTCTCACGCAACGTCCGGACTTATACGGCGATCCGTCGAACAGCGTGTATGAATCTCAGCAAAGGGTACCTCCTCGTTCTGGTAGGGCTCTTCGCCGTTCTCTCGCTGTTGCTGGTCCTCCCTTTTCTCCAGTACGTCCTCGCGGCGGTGTTGCTCGCCTACATCCTCTTTCCGCTCCACAGGCGGCTGGCTCCCCGCACCTCGCCGACGATCTCGGCGTTCGCCATGGTGGTGCTGGCGATCGCCGGCTTCCTGATCCCCTTCGTCGTGGTTATCGCCGTTATCGCCGAGGACGCCGTCCAGTTGCTCCAGGAGTTCGACGCCGACGCGATCGGACTCGCCGACATAGAGAGTCAACTCGAGGAGCGCACCGGCCTCGAGGTCGATCTCGCGTCGACGGCCGCCGACGCCGGCCAGGAGGCGGGCATGTTCGTCCTCGAGCGGACGACCGAGATCGTGAGCACGCTCACCCACGTTCTGATCGGCCTCGGACTCGCGCTGTTCCTCATCTACTACCTGCTCAAGGACGGGAGGGAGCTGATGGGGTGGATCAGGGAGACGACGCCGCTTCCGTCGGACGTTCAGGACGACCTGTACGGCGAACTCGACGAGGTGACGCGGGCGGTCCTGCTGGGGCACGTGCTGATCGCGATCATCGAGGGCGTCATCGCGGGGTTGGGACTGTTCGCGACCGGCATCCCGAACGCCGCCTTCTGGACGTTCATCATGATCATCCTGTCGCTGGTGCCGCTGATCGGGGCGTTCCTCGTGTGGGGTCCCGCGGTCGTCTACCTCTTCGTGACCGGCGAACCCGTGCTCGCAGTGGCGCTGTTCGTCTACAGCGCGGTCGTCGTCGGCGTCGCAGACGACTACCTGCGTCCGATCGTCGTCGACCGCTACGCTGAACTCAGTCCCGCAGTGATCATCCTCGGGGTTCTCGGCGGCATCTACGCCTTCGGCATCATGGGGCTGTTCTTCGGTCCCGTCGTCCTCGGTGCGTTCAAGGCCGTCCTCTCGGTCGTCGACGACCATTACCACCGGCTCGAGGACGGCTCGGATGCCGCCGGCTGAACGCCGAAGCCGGTTCGCTCCGCGGCGGAATCCGTCGCGCTTTTCCCGACCGGGCCCCACGAAACGGTAGGCGATGGCCCGGTATCACATCGAAACCTACGGCTGTACGTCGAACCGCGGCGAGAGCCGCGAGATCGAGCGACGGCTCCGTGACGCTGGCCACTACCGGGTCGACGGTCCCCAGGAGGCGGACGTGGCGATTCTCAACACCTGCACCGTCGTCGAGAAGACCGAACGGAACATGCTCCGTCGGGCCGAGGAGCTGAGCGAGGAGACCGCGGACCTGTACGTCACCGGCTGTATGGCCCTCGCCCAGGGTGAGGAGTTCGCGGCCGCCGACGTGGACGCCGAGGTGCTCCACTGGGACGAGGTTCCGGAAGCGGTGACGAACGGCGAGTGTCCGACGACGACGCCCGACGCCCGGCCGGTGCTCGACGGCGTCGTCGGCATCCTCCCCATCGCGCGGGGCTGTATGTCCGACTGCTCGTACTGCATCACGAAACACGCCACGGGGAAGATCGACTCCCCGCCGGTCGAAGAAAACGTCGAGAAGGCCCGAGCGCTCGTCCACGCCGGCGCGAAGGAGATCCGCATCACCGGCCAGGACACCGGCGTCTACGGCTGGGAGCAGGGCGAGCGGAAGCTGCCGGAACTGCTCGAGCGCATCTGCGCCATCGACGGCGAGTTCCGCGTGCGGGTTGGGATGGCGAACCCGAAGGGCGTCCACGGCATCCGCGAGGAGCTAGCGCGGGTGTTCGCGGAAAACGAGAAGCTGTACGACTTCCTCCACGCCCCCGTCCAGTCCGGTTCGGACGACGTGCTCGGGGACATGCGCCGCCAGCACCAGGTGAGCGAGTACCTCGAGGTGATCGAAACCTTCGATGCAGCCCTCGAGTACTGGACGCTGTCGACGGACTTCATCGTCGGCTTTCCCACCGAAACCGACCACGACCACGCCCAGTCGATGGCCCTGCTCCGTGAAACGCGCCCGGAGAAGCTCAACGTTACCCGCTTCTCGAAGCGGCCGGGCACCGACGCGGCGAAGATGAAGGGCCTCGGCGGGACGATCAAGAAGGAGCGCTCGCGGGAGATGAGCGAACTCAAGCGCGAGATCGTCGGTCAGGCGTACGCCGAGATGGTCGGCGACGTTCGGGAACACTGTCTGGTAGTCGAGGAGGGAACCGCCGACTCCGTGAAGTGCCGGGACTCGGCCTACCGCCAGATTATCGTCCGGAACGCGAGCGAGCACGGCCTCGAGCCGGGCGAGTTCGTCGATTGCGAGGTCACGGCTCACGAGACGATGTACGCCTTCGGCGAGCCGGTCTGATCCGAACGCGATCACCGCACCGGACCGTCCTCGGTGCGCGGAATTACCTCGAGTCCGCCCCGCAGTTCCTGTGTCGCGGGTGCACCGAGATCGATCCCGCGCTCGTCGAATCGCTCGAGAACCCGGCGGGCGTATGCGGAACGAATTTTCGCGAACGACTGTCTGCTCGGGTCTGCGATCCAGAATCTGGCCGAGAGACGAATCGCCCCCTCGAGATCCGTGACGAACACCTGCGGCTCCGGCTCCTCGAGGATGTCGGGATGGGCGGCCGCGACGTCCGCCAGTACGCGGACGGCAGTCTCGAGATCGTCGTCGTAGTCGATTTCGACCGGGACCTCGAGACGGATGTGGTCGTTCAACACGGCGTTCGTGACGGCCGTCGTGGTCAACGTCGAGTTAGGGACCATCACGACTTCGTTGTCGAAGGTCCGAACGCGAGTGGTCCGAAAGCTGATGTCCTCGATGATCCCCTCCTGGTCGTCCCACCGGATCCAGTCGCCGATGTTGTACTTCGGATCGGTGACGATGAAGGCGCCGCTGACGACGTTTCCGACGACGTTCTGGGCGGCGAACCCGAGCGCCACCGTCAGCGCGGCGACGATGATCGCCGAGCGCTGGAGCAGGTAGTCGAACTCGGCCACCGACAGCGCGATCAGGGCCGCGAGGACCACGACACCGATGGCGACCGCCTGCTGAAGTCCGCGCCGGAGCGTCGGGTCGGTGCCCCGGACGTCCATCACCCACTGTGCGAGCGGCTCGAGGAGGTAGCGCCCGGCGAGGTAGACGAGGACGAACGTGACGACGAGAACCGTCAGACTCTCGAGTAT
Above is a genomic segment from Natrononativus amylolyticus containing:
- a CDS encoding AI-2E family transporter — its product is MNLSKGYLLVLVGLFAVLSLLLVLPFLQYVLAAVLLAYILFPLHRRLAPRTSPTISAFAMVVLAIAGFLIPFVVVIAVIAEDAVQLLQEFDADAIGLADIESQLEERTGLEVDLASTAADAGQEAGMFVLERTTEIVSTLTHVLIGLGLALFLIYYLLKDGRELMGWIRETTPLPSDVQDDLYGELDEVTRAVLLGHVLIAIIEGVIAGLGLFATGIPNAAFWTFIMIILSLVPLIGAFLVWGPAVVYLFVTGEPVLAVALFVYSAVVVGVADDYLRPIVVDRYAELSPAVIILGVLGGIYAFGIMGLFFGPVVLGAFKAVLSVVDDHYHRLEDGSDAAG
- the deoC gene encoding deoxyribose-phosphate aldolase, translating into MHRQELAPMIDHTVLGPETTLEDVHEVLDAAAEYGMNACIPPCYLEEAVTSAPEVTIATVVGFPHGQNDHDVKRREGVLAWKAGADELDVVINVGRLRAGEDEAVAAELEELVAAVPIPVKVIIETALLSDDEKHRACEAALAADAAMVKTSTGFADGGATLEDVSLMSEYLPVKASGGVGSYADALEMIDAGAERIGASSGVEILEGAPE
- a CDS encoding mechanosensitive ion channel family protein: MPVTARLEELLVEYAAILESLTVLVVTFVLVYLAGRYLLEPLAQWVMDVRGTDPTLRRGLQQAVAIGVVVLAALIALSVAEFDYLLQRSAIIVAALTVALGFAAQNVVGNVVSGAFIVTDPKYNIGDWIRWDDQEGIIEDISFRTTRVRTFDNEVVMVPNSTLTTTAVTNAVLNDHIRLEVPVEIDYDDDLETAVRVLADVAAAHPDILEEPEPQVFVTDLEGAIRLSARFWIADPSRQSFAKIRSAYARRVLERFDERGIDLGAPATQELRGGLEVIPRTEDGPVR
- a CDS encoding tRNA (N(6)-L-threonylcarbamoyladenosine(37)-C(2))-methylthiotransferase, with product MARYHIETYGCTSNRGESREIERRLRDAGHYRVDGPQEADVAILNTCTVVEKTERNMLRRAEELSEETADLYVTGCMALAQGEEFAAADVDAEVLHWDEVPEAVTNGECPTTTPDARPVLDGVVGILPIARGCMSDCSYCITKHATGKIDSPPVEENVEKARALVHAGAKEIRITGQDTGVYGWEQGERKLPELLERICAIDGEFRVRVGMANPKGVHGIREELARVFAENEKLYDFLHAPVQSGSDDVLGDMRRQHQVSEYLEVIETFDAALEYWTLSTDFIVGFPTETDHDHAQSMALLRETRPEKLNVTRFSKRPGTDAAKMKGLGGTIKKERSREMSELKREIVGQAYAEMVGDVREHCLVVEEGTADSVKCRDSAYRQIIVRNASEHGLEPGEFVDCEVTAHETMYAFGEPV
- a CDS encoding nucleoside phosphorylase produces the protein MATQPHLLVDDGDVHDIALIPGDPGRVDRIAGHCDDAETIAQNREYKVVNATYGDRELTVCSTGIGCPSAAIAVEELSNVGVETFVRVGTTGALQADVEIGDMVVATGAAKNEGTSKRYEAVEYPAVPDYEVLSALVDAAERHAAQRAAESANGEAVSGDEEVHVGPIASDDAYYAESDDAVADWEAAGLLSVEMEAAAVFSLTRRKGLRAGAICTVDGNLVKGTQKGTDTEDDELPEKAKNNVGRAIDITLEAATRL
- a CDS encoding ribose 1,5-bisphosphate isomerase, encoding MTDDQPAITPDVRATATDIAEMEVRGAATIASAAAGALATQATESEAETPAAFRAELRAAAAELYETRPTAVSLPNALRYVLRGMDGETVAALRSSTIAQAERFQRDLEQAQETLGEVGANRLRDGDVVMTHCHSTDALSCVEAALADGKHIEAIVKETRPRKQGHITAEQLREMGVPVTLVVDNAARRYLDEANHVLVGADSIAADGSVINKIGTSGLAVNARERGVPVMVAAQTIKLHPDTMTGHTVEIEMRDEREVLSESERAEIAAGDPDDALVVENPAFDVTPPRHVDAIVTERGQYPPESIVMLMRELFGETTAEPWER
- a CDS encoding DUF547 domain-containing protein, yielding MSTQLDPLSVSADLLYTVKTEGATTELREYLAAFDRPQLTRALSGHAQRLSFWLNCYNAYAQLLLEATPLEGGVLDRWKFFARDRIPIAGVWLSLDDIEHGMLRSSKHPWGMGYLPRPFPSSFERAFRLERADPRIHFALSCGSESCPPIAVYSPQDVEAELDVAIEWYLEENVSYDPLTEVATVPRLFLWYRGDFGGKRGIVDFLERYGAVPEGVTPSLEYDEYDWSADVGDFRG
- a CDS encoding HalOD1 output domain-containing protein, coding for MNKQATGGFDIEDGGFRKRVRYERDENEPPSVAVATAVAQFRGNDVTAATTRLYDYIDPEALDALFADRYDGQGRPGGRIRFEVDGLTVVVRNESVQVYPNA
- a CDS encoding YegP family protein; this translates as MADEHTLFELEATHDRAELAALLAELSTALETGRPARLAVDDRTASISFPDRIEVDLEAETTAGSPGETELELELEWAEPAADSSVRVDEGPGVDESAETADATPDAAAAAMPAESTTAGREARASGERTARFEVYRDRAEEWRWRLVHWNGNIVADSGEGYVSRYNATRAARSVSKSAATARIEQVEE
- a CDS encoding carbohydrate kinase family protein gives rise to the protein MVTVLTAGHVNWDVTLRVDRLPEPDGEASIRSQRQSGGGSAANVAVALAGLSRDTGLIGSVGDDDNGLLARRELEAAGVSLEGLRVVENADTAVKYLLVDDDGEVSVLGNDGVNEAVEPHHVDGDRIRSADHVHLTSQRPDTAAEIARTASDAGVTVSFDPGRRLGERDYGEALACADVIFANSLEVEAMLEEEYADSDFSNRIVVIKHGGDGAEIHTPDGSYSHPGFDVEAVDTTGAGDAFAAGFIATTLRTDDLERALEYANACGALAAARKGARSAPSTARVREFLETQC
- a CDS encoding DUF63 family protein; the protein is MVLPDGFLLPPWYVLVPLVLVLIGVVALLWVLEPPVTDRTVIAFAPWMMLGSALHVLYRLEAYPSHLAELFGSPTVYLTTAVVAGIVWILACFLYAAGLQRSIERVVGIVGTGFFSVFAMFTLFIGWELGSFTPFWPVISVVVAGILTALVWIALGLWATEVAAVTGLTGALVVFGQALDGVSTGIGYDLLGAAEEVPASRMILEAAEALPTYEYVGAGWLFALLKVALAVFVVWLFTDFVREEPRRARVVLALVAAVGLGPGTHNVLLFTVT